One Euphorbia lathyris chromosome 1, ddEupLath1.1, whole genome shotgun sequence DNA segment encodes these proteins:
- the LOC136211133 gene encoding FBD-associated F-box protein At2g26860-like — translation MAETGGASMVETEGRCDSENEINRIKSGEEDEDRISALPDVLIHRILSLLPTTDSVKTMVLSKSWKYQWTRVSVLKFVYNTCIYKGMSIDQFSNFIDKTLNLHDDCSNIDKFVIKMTSCSEKIPNKDPWIRFAVKKHVKELIVFLTINSPYPLPEFLFNNSSLVKLKLLYCDLMPIGKVNWGSVKILRLYLCALQNGGIENVLSGSPMLEYLELHKCKLFDAVVIASKSVKILLLDSFNSSNIEISCPNVERLRISGLIGFTSPKLMNLRSSVYVTFDFFYDYDRNDYNVEDCINLVSQTIMQVQHVEKLDIGPYLMGVLSLYSKDCIEGLPDSLTQRILSFIPSTKEAFKSNFYHRWECKWTDVSILNFVSNEKLVIDSKDIPLHKLYSRLSLWIRFAAKKHVKELILDCDGFNLESWDKYELRYSFFNNPSLVKLKMCTCKFMPNVKVNWESLKSLQLDHSELGNQAIEHVLSGSPLLECLELRYCGFQGALVVASKHLKTILIREFGKNCPLLEISCQNLESLKMRENVGSTCLKLTNVPSSLHATLDFYVLESDDIIPDDCANLVEEIRKQILHVEELEIELNRLKITV, via the exons ATGGCAGAAACTGGCGGAGCTTCCATGGTGGAAACCGAAGGAAGGTGCGATTcagaaaatgaaattaatagaatcaaatcGGGCGAAGAAGATGAAGACCGCATTAGTGCCTTACCGGATGTCCTGATTCACCGCATCCTCTCCCTTCTGCCGACAACCGATTCAGTGAAGACTATGGTTTTATCCAAATCATGGAAGTATCAATGGACTCGTGTATCAGTTCTCAAATTCGTCTATAATACGTGTATTTATAAGGGTATGTCTATCGATCAATTTTCCAATTTCATCGACAAAACCCTAAATCTCCATGATGATTGCTCCAATATCGACAAATTCGTCATCAAAATGACAAGTTGCTCTGAAAAAATTCCTAACAAGGATCCGTGGATACGTTTTGCTGTGAAAAAGCATGTAAAGGAACTCATTGTGTTTCTCACTATCAACTCCCCGTATCCCTTGCCAGAATTTCTTTTCAACAATTCTTCATTAGTTAAATTGAAGTTACTTTATTGTGATCTTATGCCGATTGGGAAAGTAAATTGGGGATCTGTCAAGATTTTGCGTTTATATCTTTGTGCACTGCAAAATGGAGGGATTGAGAATGTTTTATCCGGTTCGCCTATGCTTGAATACTTGGAATTACACAAATGTAAATTGTTTGATGCTGTTGTTATTGCTTCTAAAAGTGTGAAAATTCTTCTTTTGGATTCATTTAATTCTAGTAACATTGAAATCTCATGTCCCAATGTTGAGAGATTGAGAATTTCAGGTCTAATAGGATTTACATCTCCTAAATTAATGAATTTGCGGTCTTCAGTTTATGTTACTTTTGATTTTTTCTACGATTATGACCGAAACGACTACAATGTAGAAGACTGCATAAATTTGGTTAGTCAGACTATTATGCAGGTTCAGCATGTTGAGAAGCTAGATATTGGGCCTTACTTGATGGGT gTTCTATCATTGTATTCTAAAGATTGCATAGAAGGTTTGCCAGATTCTCTGACTCAGCGGATCCTCTCCTTTATACCATCAACAAAAGAGGCCTTTAAATCTAATTTTTATCATAGGTGGGAGTGTAAATGGACCGACGTCTCTATCCTAAATTTCGTTTCAAACG AGAAACTTGTTATCGACTCCAAAGATATCCCTTTGCATAAGCTGTATTCTAGATTGTCATTGTGGATTCGTTTCGCTGCCAAAAAACATGTAAAGGAGCTCATTTTAGATTGTGATGGTTTTAATTTGGAATCATGGGACAAGTACGAATTGCGGTATTCTTTTTTCAACAATCCTTCATTAGTTAAGCTGAAGATGTGTACTTGTAAGTTTATGCCGAACGTGAAAGTAAATTGGGAATCTCTTAAGAGTTTGCAGTTAGATCATTCTGAGTTGGGTAATCAAGCAATTGAGCATGTTTTATCTGGTAGTCCTTTGCTTGAATGCTTAGAATTACGTTATTGTGGCTTTCAAGGGGCGCTTGTTGTTGCTTCTAAGCATTTGAAAACAATTCTTATAAGGGAATTTGGCAAGAACTGTCCTCTCCTAGAAATTTCATGTCAGAATCTCGAGAGCTTGAAAATGAGGGAAAACGTGGGTTCTACATGTCTTAAATTGACGAACGTGCCTTCTTCACTTCATGCAACTTTGGATTTCTACGTCTTAGAATCAGATGATATCATTCCCGATGACTGTGCGAATTTAGTTGAGGAGATCAGAAAGCAGATTCTCCATGTTGAGGAGCTAGAAATCGAGTTGAATAGGTTGAAGATAACTGTTTGA